From one Fusobacterium sp. JB019 genomic stretch:
- a CDS encoding nitronate monooxygenase, whose amino-acid sequence MKNNRVCEILGIKYPIIQGAMAWIADGTLAGGVSKAGGLGIIAGGGMPLDILRKEIKTAKEIAGDKPFGVNLMLMMENVEKQIDICIEEGVKVVTTGAGNPGVYMEKLKAANIKVIPVVASVALAKRMARIGADAVIAEGLEAGGHIGEITTMALTPQVVEAVEIPVILAGGIGGGKQFLAAYALGAEGVQVGTKFLVAEECNVHDNYKQAIIKAKDRSTVATGTFTGHPVRVIENKLAKEMLSLEKAGAPIEEMEKLGVGRLKLAAVDGDVKEGSVMAGQVASMVKKRETALDIILGLMNDLEIEKERLMNYLG is encoded by the coding sequence ATGAAAAATAATAGAGTGTGTGAAATATTGGGAATAAAATATCCTATAATTCAAGGAGCTATGGCTTGGATAGCTGATGGAACTTTAGCTGGAGGAGTATCTAAAGCAGGAGGACTAGGGATTATTGCTGGTGGTGGAATGCCTTTAGATATTTTAAGAAAAGAAATAAAGACAGCAAAAGAAATAGCAGGAGATAAACCTTTTGGTGTAAATTTAATGTTAATGATGGAAAATGTAGAAAAGCAAATAGATATATGTATCGAAGAAGGTGTGAAAGTTGTAACAACTGGAGCTGGAAATCCTGGAGTATATATGGAAAAATTAAAAGCAGCAAATATAAAAGTAATCCCAGTAGTTGCTTCAGTAGCTCTTGCTAAAAGAATGGCAAGAATTGGAGCAGATGCAGTTATTGCAGAAGGACTTGAAGCAGGGGGACATATTGGAGAAATAACTACAATGGCTCTGACTCCTCAGGTAGTTGAGGCAGTAGAGATTCCTGTTATATTAGCTGGTGGAATTGGTGGAGGGAAACAATTCTTAGCAGCATATGCTCTTGGAGCAGAAGGGGTACAAGTAGGAACTAAATTTTTAGTAGCTGAAGAGTGTAATGTTCATGATAATTACAAACAAGCAATTATAAAAGCTAAAGATAGATCGACAGTTGCAACAGGAACTTTTACAGGTCATCCAGTTAGAGTAATTGAAAATAAATTAGCTAAAGAAATGTTGAGTTTAGAAAAAGCAGGAGCTCCTATAGAAGAAATGGAAAAATTAGGTGTTGGAAGATTAAAACTTGCAGCAGTTGATGGAGATGTTAAAGAAGGAAGTGTTATGGCTGGTCAAGTAGCATCTATGGTTAAAAAAAGAGAAACAGCTTTAGATATAATTTTAGGTTTAATGAATGATTTAGAAATTGAAAAAGAAAGATTAATGAATTATTTAGGATAA
- a CDS encoding AbgT family transporter, whose protein sequence is MKQKKGMFNRFLDGVEVVGNKLPHPMTIFVMLSLIVVVVSAICAKAGVSVDYTGINRKTFEIGAIHLKAKSLLSPEGIRYAFNSMTKNFTSFAPLGTVLVAIIGVGVADGSGLIHACLRKLVLSTSPKLLTAVLVFAGIMSNIASDAGYVVLVPLGAVIFMSVGRHPLAGIAAAFAGVSGGFSANLLIGTLDPLLGGISTEAARIFIPDYVVLPTANWYFMVVSTFLITFIGTYITEKIVEPRLGEYKGAHKEELGEVGDLEKKGLKHAGISLVIYLIIVLALTVPQNAIFRENGSIVNFMRNGLLPGIMFFFMIPGYFYGRAVGTIKSDKDLVKLIGKALSGMGGYMALVFAAAQFIKYFSYTNLGTIVAVKGADVLEAIGFTGFPLIVGFVIVSAFLNLFMGSASAKWAIMAPVFIPMFMKLGFTPEFTQAMYRIGDSSTNIISPLMSYFAFIVAYAQKYDEDSGIGTLISTMLPYSLCFLFAWLALLMIWYFAGLPIGPGVSTTMQMVL, encoded by the coding sequence ATGAAACAGAAAAAGGGTATGTTTAACAGATTTCTTGACGGAGTCGAAGTTGTAGGTAATAAATTACCTCATCCAATGACAATTTTTGTTATGTTATCATTAATTGTTGTAGTTGTATCGGCTATTTGTGCTAAAGCAGGAGTTTCAGTAGATTATACTGGAATAAATAGAAAAACTTTTGAAATAGGTGCAATTCATTTAAAAGCAAAATCATTGCTTAGTCCAGAAGGAATAAGATATGCATTTAATAGTATGACTAAAAACTTTACAAGTTTTGCTCCTTTAGGAACAGTATTAGTTGCAATTATAGGGGTTGGAGTAGCAGATGGAAGTGGATTAATACACGCTTGTTTAAGAAAGTTAGTTTTATCGACTTCACCAAAGCTATTAACAGCAGTTTTAGTTTTTGCAGGGATAATGTCAAATATAGCTTCTGATGCAGGATATGTAGTTTTAGTTCCACTTGGAGCTGTAATATTTATGTCAGTTGGAAGACATCCATTAGCAGGAATTGCTGCAGCATTTGCAGGAGTTTCAGGAGGATTCTCAGCTAACTTATTAATAGGAACTCTTGATCCACTATTAGGAGGGATATCAACAGAGGCTGCTAGAATATTTATTCCGGATTATGTAGTTTTACCAACAGCGAACTGGTACTTCATGGTAGTTTCAACTTTCTTAATTACTTTTATAGGTACTTATATTACAGAAAAAATTGTTGAACCAAGACTTGGGGAATATAAAGGAGCGCATAAGGAAGAATTAGGAGAAGTTGGAGATTTAGAGAAAAAAGGATTAAAACATGCAGGAATATCTTTAGTAATTTATTTAATAATTGTTTTAGCATTAACAGTTCCACAAAATGCAATATTTAGAGAAAATGGTAGTATTGTTAATTTTATGAGAAATGGTTTATTACCTGGAATTATGTTCTTCTTCATGATACCTGGATATTTTTATGGTAGAGCAGTTGGAACAATAAAATCAGATAAAGATCTAGTTAAATTAATAGGAAAAGCATTGAGTGGAATGGGTGGATATATGGCCTTAGTATTTGCTGCTGCTCAATTTATAAAATATTTTTCTTATACAAACTTAGGAACAATAGTTGCAGTTAAAGGGGCAGATGTTCTTGAAGCAATAGGATTTACAGGTTTCCCATTAATTGTAGGTTTTGTAATAGTTTCAGCTTTCTTGAATTTATTTATGGGTTCTGCATCAGCTAAATGGGCTATTATGGCACCTGTATTTATTCCAATGTTTATGAAATTAGGATTTACTCCTGAATTTACTCAAGCAATGTACAGAATAGGAGATTCGTCAACTAATATAATTTCTCCTTTAATGTCATATTTTGCATTTATAGTTGCTTATGCTCAAAAATATGATGAAGATAGTGGAATAGGAACTTTAATATCAACAATGTTACCTTATTCTTTATGTTTCTTATTTGCTTGGTTAGCATTATTAATGATTTGGTATTTCGCAGGATTACCAATTGGACCTGGAGTATCAACTACTATGCAAATGGTATTATAA
- the pepV gene encoding dipeptidase PepV, with protein sequence MDIQNEVLKYKDEVIKSLQESIRIKSVEEESKPGMPFGEGPAKALNHFLEVAKKLGFETENFDNYVGHIEFGQGEESIGILGHVDVVPEGTGWDYPAYSGEIVNNKMYGRGTLDDKGPLMIALYAMKTLKDLGVPMKRKVRMIVGANEETNWGCMKHYFGKLNMPQPVMSFTPDSTFPVTFAEKGIMRGLIKIKTDSKDIKLEGGKVYNAVPEKAILSLPISYKEEIEKKLVDYNAGKEYKIESKVEKDKVVLTSFGKSAHAAHPESGYNSLSSLMNFIDLLNIEISGLKEMGKYFAENVKMEYNGKSAGLFYEDEPSGEITMNYGKAFVEDGYVVVSVDTRYPVTIDYNELKTKLLKLLEKYNMEFVPLKEEGPLYVAKDNFLVKTLTDIYQEVTGDPDGEPRSTGGGTYAKAVKNCVAFGALLKGTTDTMHQKNECIDLSTIDTLLKIYIEAIYRLANG encoded by the coding sequence ATGGATATACAAAATGAAGTTTTAAAATACAAAGATGAAGTAATAAAATCATTACAAGAATCTATTAGAATAAAAAGTGTGGAAGAAGAATCAAAACCAGGAATGCCATTTGGTGAAGGACCTGCAAAGGCGTTGAATCATTTTTTAGAAGTTGCAAAAAAATTAGGATTTGAAACAGAAAATTTTGATAATTACGTTGGTCATATTGAGTTTGGTCAAGGAGAAGAATCTATAGGAATATTAGGTCATGTAGATGTTGTTCCTGAAGGGACTGGTTGGGATTACCCTGCTTATTCAGGCGAGATTGTAAATAATAAAATGTATGGAAGAGGAACTTTAGATGATAAAGGACCACTAATGATAGCTCTTTACGCAATGAAAACTTTAAAAGATTTGGGAGTACCAATGAAAAGAAAAGTTAGAATGATAGTTGGTGCTAATGAAGAAACTAATTGGGGATGTATGAAGCATTATTTTGGTAAATTAAATATGCCTCAACCAGTTATGTCTTTTACTCCTGATAGTACTTTTCCAGTAACATTTGCTGAAAAAGGTATAATGAGAGGACTTATTAAGATTAAGACAGACTCTAAAGATATTAAATTAGAAGGAGGAAAAGTATATAATGCTGTTCCTGAAAAAGCAATATTAAGCTTACCAATTTCTTATAAAGAAGAAATTGAAAAAAAATTAGTAGATTATAATGCAGGAAAAGAATATAAAATAGAAAGTAAAGTTGAAAAGGATAAAGTGGTATTAACTTCTTTTGGAAAATCTGCTCATGCAGCTCATCCAGAATCAGGATATAATTCATTATCTTCATTGATGAATTTTATTGATTTATTAAATATTGAAATTTCAGGATTAAAAGAAATGGGAAAATATTTTGCTGAAAATGTAAAAATGGAATATAACGGAAAATCTGCAGGACTTTTTTATGAGGATGAACCATCTGGAGAAATTACGATGAATTATGGAAAAGCTTTTGTAGAGGATGGGTACGTTGTTGTATCTGTAGATACTAGATATCCTGTTACAATTGATTATAATGAGTTGAAAACTAAATTATTAAAATTATTAGAAAAATATAATATGGAATTTGTACCTTTAAAAGAAGAAGGACCTCTTTATGTTGCTAAAGATAATTTTTTAGTGAAAACACTAACAGATATTTATCAAGAAGTTACAGGAGATCCTGATGGAGAACCTCGTTCTACAGGAGGAGGAACTTATGCTAAAGCAGTTAAGAATTGTGTCGCATTTGGAGCTTTATTGAAAGGAACTACTGACACAATGCATCAAAAAAATGAATGTATAGATTTATCTACTATAGATACTTTATTAAAAATTTATATAGAAGCAATTTATAGATTAGCTAATGGATAA
- the mnmA gene encoding tRNA 2-thiouridine(34) synthase MnmA produces the protein MKNILENINVNKNATIAVAMSGGVDSSVTAYLLKKKGFNIFGVTMKTTENDIDADAKKVCDDLGIKHYIFDISEEFSNKVVDYFVQEYNNGRTPNPCMVCNKYIKMGALIDFCLEKGADFMATGHYSNISDGSLKIGEDLKKDQAYFLSQVSKEKLKHIIFPLGNISKEEVRQLGKDLGVRVYSKKDSQEICFVEDGKLKEFLIEKTKGKIVKPGNFVDTKGNILGKHKGLAFYTIGQRKGLGIAAPSPYYVLKLDGTKNEVILGSNEELFKSSLIADDINLLKVNSLNDLNGMICKAKTRSRDKFHPCKIEVLNENEIKVIFTEDQVRAVTPGQGVVLYDDSYEVIASGFIKE, from the coding sequence ATGAAAAATATATTAGAAAATATAAATGTAAATAAAAATGCTACTATTGCTGTAGCTATGAGTGGAGGTGTTGACAGTTCTGTAACTGCATATCTTCTAAAGAAAAAAGGATTCAATATTTTTGGAGTCACTATGAAGACTACTGAAAATGATATTGATGCTGATGCTAAAAAAGTTTGTGATGACTTAGGAATTAAACACTATATTTTTGATATCAGTGAAGAATTTTCAAATAAAGTTGTAGACTATTTTGTTCAAGAATATAATAATGGAAGAACTCCAAATCCTTGTATGGTTTGTAATAAATATATTAAAATGGGAGCATTAATTGATTTCTGTCTAGAAAAAGGTGCTGATTTTATGGCTACTGGTCACTATAGTAATATCAGTGATGGCTCTTTAAAGATTGGAGAAGACTTAAAAAAAGATCAAGCTTATTTTCTTTCTCAAGTGTCAAAAGAAAAATTAAAACATATTATATTTCCCCTTGGAAATATAAGCAAAGAAGAAGTTAGACAATTAGGAAAAGATTTAGGAGTAAGAGTTTATTCTAAAAAAGATTCTCAAGAAATTTGCTTTGTGGAAGATGGAAAATTAAAAGAATTTTTAATTGAAAAAACTAAAGGAAAGATTGTTAAGCCTGGAAATTTTGTTGATACAAAAGGAAATATATTAGGAAAACATAAAGGACTTGCTTTTTATACTATAGGTCAAAGAAAAGGATTAGGAATCGCTGCTCCTTCTCCATATTATGTTTTAAAATTAGATGGAACTAAAAATGAAGTTATTCTTGGAAGTAATGAAGAATTATTCAAATCATCTCTTATTGCAGACGATATCAACCTTTTAAAAGTTAATTCTTTAAATGATTTAAATGGAATGATTTGTAAAGCAAAAACTAGATCTAGAGATAAATTCCACCCATGTAAAATAGAAGTTTTAAACGAAAATGAAATAAAGGTTATATTTACAGAAGATCAAGTTAGAGCAGTTACACCTGGTCAAGGAGTTGTTTTATATGATGACTCTTATGAAGTTATTGCAAGTGGATTTATAAAAGAGTAA
- a CDS encoding LysE family transporter has protein sequence MNITFFKGVITGIILSLPFGPVGFYCMEKTLIGGKKEGYTTAMGMVASDVIYGLLAFFFINQAEVFILKHEIFFKGLVGICLIALGIKKLNTDVIIKKPANYDYNYGYIQNFFYGLILSLLNVAGIVTIIFIYTLLSVVGDSDNYFLLALGIGSSGSLSWFLTVQIITYFKRFINDELLIKLSKISSFIILTFGIVSLGYILFK, from the coding sequence GTGAACATTACTTTTTTTAAAGGTGTTATAACTGGTATAATTCTATCTCTTCCCTTTGGTCCTGTTGGTTTTTATTGTATGGAAAAAACTTTAATAGGAGGTAAAAAAGAAGGATATACTACAGCGATGGGAATGGTTGCTTCAGATGTCATTTATGGACTACTTGCATTTTTCTTTATCAATCAAGCTGAAGTATTTATTTTAAAGCATGAAATTTTCTTTAAAGGATTAGTTGGAATTTGTCTTATAGCCCTAGGAATCAAAAAATTAAATACTGATGTTATTATTAAAAAACCAGCTAATTATGACTATAACTATGGTTATATTCAAAATTTCTTCTATGGTTTAATACTTTCTCTTCTTAATGTTGCAGGTATTGTTACTATAATTTTCATCTATACTCTTTTAAGTGTAGTTGGAGATTCAGATAATTATTTTTTACTTGCTCTTGGAATTGGAAGTAGTGGATCTCTTTCTTGGTTTTTAACTGTACAAATAATAACTTATTTTAAAAGATTTATTAATGATGAACTTCTTATTAAATTGTCTAAGATTTCTAGTTTTATTATTCTTACTTTTGGAATAGTATCTCTAGGATATATTTTATTTAAATAA
- a CDS encoding zinc-ribbon domain-containing protein, which yields MFFLMGFGSKENIIENIKFKCVNCINENAKLIERANSFSLFFIPLFKFSKKYFIVCTKCNSIYKLKNESIKNILKTKNVSYDDIEGIVNNGSVCNHCGARVNPQDTYCHKCGNKL from the coding sequence ATGTTTTTCCTTATGGGATTTGGAAGCAAAGAAAATATAATTGAAAATATTAAATTTAAATGTGTTAATTGTATTAATGAGAATGCTAAATTAATTGAAAGGGCTAATTCTTTTTCTTTATTTTTTATACCGTTATTTAAATTTTCAAAAAAATATTTTATTGTTTGTACTAAATGTAATAGTATTTATAAACTCAAAAATGAATCAATTAAAAATATTTTAAAAACTAAAAATGTTTCTTATGACGATATTGAAGGAATAGTTAATAATGGCTCTGTATGTAATCACTGCGGAGCTAGAGTTAATCCTCAGGATACTTATTGTCATAAGTGTGGAAATAAATTATAA
- the lepA gene encoding translation elongation factor 4, with protein sequence MLQKFKRNFSIIAHIDHGKSTIADRLMECTHAVSERDMKSQLLDSMDLEREKGITIKAQAVTLYYKAKDGNEYELNLIDTPGHVDFIYEVSRSLSACEGALLVVDAAQGVEAQTLANVYLALENDLEIIPVINKIDLPAAEPERVKAEIEDIIGLPADDAVLASAKINLGIPELLEAIVERIPAPEYDEDAPLKALIFDSKFDDYRGVLTYIKIEDGTIKKGDKIRIWSTGKEIEVLECGIFSPTMKSTGELSSGSVGYIITGLKAIKDSRVGDTITHAKRPCSEPLQGFRPAQSMVFAGIYPLSTDDYGDLRESLEKLQLNDASLNFVPETSLALGFGFRCGFLGLLHMEIIVERLRREYNIDLISTSPSVEYRITKEGEPTYIIDNPCEFPEAGKGKFIIEEPFIKGNIIVPKDFVGGVMELCQEKRGIYVGMNFIDETRAMITYELPLAEIVLDFYDKLKSKTKGYASFEYELIEYRAGELVKVDILVSGEIVDAFSFIAHKDNAVTKGRAICERLKEVIPRQQFEIPIQAALGAKIIARETIKAYRKNVLAKCYGGDITRKKKLLEKQKAGKKRMKQIGNVEIPQEAFVSVLKLNNN encoded by the coding sequence GTGTTACAAAAATTTAAAAGAAACTTTTCGATAATCGCTCATATAGATCATGGAAAATCTACTATAGCTGATAGACTTATGGAATGTACTCACGCTGTTAGTGAAAGAGACATGAAATCTCAGCTTTTAGATTCTATGGATCTAGAAAGAGAAAAAGGTATTACAATAAAAGCACAAGCAGTTACATTATACTATAAGGCTAAAGATGGAAATGAATATGAATTAAACCTTATAGATACTCCTGGTCATGTTGACTTCATTTATGAAGTTTCTAGATCTTTATCTGCCTGTGAGGGAGCTCTTCTGGTAGTTGATGCTGCCCAAGGTGTAGAAGCTCAAACTTTAGCAAATGTATATTTAGCTTTAGAAAATGATCTTGAAATTATACCTGTTATTAATAAAATAGATTTACCAGCAGCAGAACCTGAAAGAGTTAAAGCTGAGATAGAAGATATTATTGGGCTTCCAGCTGATGATGCAGTCCTTGCTTCTGCTAAAATAAATCTTGGAATTCCAGAACTTTTAGAAGCCATTGTTGAAAGAATTCCAGCTCCTGAATATGATGAGGACGCTCCTTTAAAAGCTCTTATCTTTGATTCAAAATTTGATGACTATAGAGGAGTATTAACTTATATAAAAATAGAAGATGGAACTATTAAAAAGGGAGATAAAATTAGAATTTGGTCTACAGGAAAAGAAATTGAAGTTCTTGAATGTGGAATATTCTCTCCTACAATGAAATCTACTGGTGAACTTTCAAGTGGTTCTGTTGGGTATATTATCACTGGATTAAAAGCTATCAAAGATTCCAGAGTTGGAGATACTATAACTCATGCTAAAAGACCTTGTTCTGAACCACTTCAAGGATTTAGACCAGCTCAATCTATGGTTTTTGCAGGAATATATCCTTTATCAACTGATGACTACGGAGATTTAAGAGAATCTTTAGAAAAATTACAATTAAATGATGCCTCTTTAAATTTTGTTCCTGAAACTTCTTTAGCTTTAGGATTTGGATTTAGATGTGGATTCTTAGGTCTTTTACATATGGAAATTATAGTTGAGAGACTTAGAAGAGAATACAATATTGATTTAATATCAACATCACCATCTGTTGAATATAGAATAACAAAAGAAGGAGAACCAACTTATATAATTGATAATCCTTGCGAGTTTCCAGAAGCAGGAAAAGGAAAATTCATAATAGAAGAACCTTTTATCAAAGGAAATATAATTGTTCCTAAAGATTTTGTTGGAGGAGTTATGGAACTTTGCCAAGAAAAACGTGGAATATATGTTGGGATGAATTTTATTGATGAAACAAGAGCCATGATTACTTATGAACTACCTCTTGCTGAAATTGTTTTAGATTTCTATGATAAATTAAAATCTAAAACTAAAGGTTATGCTTCTTTTGAATATGAATTAATTGAATACAGAGCTGGAGAACTTGTAAAAGTTGATATTCTAGTTTCTGGAGAAATTGTTGATGCTTTCTCATTCATAGCACATAAAGATAATGCTGTTACAAAAGGAAGAGCTATTTGTGAAAGATTAAAAGAAGTTATTCCAAGACAACAGTTTGAAATACCTATCCAAGCTGCTCTTGGAGCTAAAATTATAGCTAGAGAAACTATTAAAGCTTATAGAAAAAATGTCCTTGCTAAATGTTATGGTGGGGATATAACAAGAAAGAAAAAACTGCTTGAAAAACAAAAAGCAGGTAAGAAAAGAATGAAACAAATAGGAAATGTTGAAATACCTCAAGAGGCATTCGTTTCTGTATTAAAATTAAATAACAATTAA
- a CDS encoding aminopeptidase yields the protein MDKKFLENYVELALKIGINLQQNQCLVIMSPVETADFTRKLVEEAYKIGASEVIVHWSDDFCKKMDFTHKNKSLFESMPEWQLESLMFYANKGAAFLSIAANDPELLKGIDPEKIAISQKTRNIKFKPYYDKVMGNEIQWNILSVPTVAWAKKIFKDCDDEKAVQKLWDAIIYSVKADTPDPIKTWKDHLNNLKEKMDYLNNKQFEELIITNSLGTNLKVKMPKNHIWASGKDITKNNIEFVANIPTEEVFSLPHKYGVNGIVYASKPLNYGGTLIENFSLTFKDGRIIDFKAAKGKEALKNLINTDEGSKYLGEIALVPFNSPISNSNILFFNTLFDENASCHLAIGQAYPSCIKGGDTMDSAAMEKNGVNDSLTHVDFMFGTEDLNIIGRDKNNKKENIFIEGNWAF from the coding sequence TTGGATAAAAAATTTTTAGAAAACTATGTTGAACTTGCTTTAAAAATTGGAATTAATTTACAACAAAATCAATGTTTAGTAATTATGTCTCCTGTTGAAACTGCTGATTTCACTAGAAAATTAGTAGAAGAAGCTTATAAAATAGGAGCTAGTGAAGTTATTGTTCATTGGTCTGATGATTTCTGTAAAAAAATGGATTTCACTCACAAAAACAAATCTTTATTTGAATCTATGCCTGAATGGCAATTAGAATCTCTTATGTTTTATGCAAATAAAGGAGCTGCTTTCTTAAGTATTGCTGCAAATGATCCTGAACTTTTAAAGGGAATCGATCCTGAAAAAATTGCTATTTCTCAAAAAACTAGAAACATTAAGTTTAAACCTTATTATGATAAAGTTATGGGAAATGAAATACAATGGAATATTTTATCTGTACCAACTGTTGCTTGGGCAAAAAAAATATTTAAAGACTGTGATGATGAAAAAGCTGTACAAAAATTATGGGATGCAATTATTTATTCTGTAAAAGCAGATACTCCTGATCCTATAAAAACTTGGAAAGATCATTTAAATAATTTAAAAGAAAAAATGGATTATTTAAATAATAAACAATTTGAAGAACTTATAATCACAAATTCTTTAGGTACTAATTTAAAAGTTAAAATGCCTAAAAATCATATTTGGGCATCTGGAAAAGATATTACAAAAAATAATATCGAATTTGTTGCCAATATTCCAACTGAAGAAGTTTTTTCTCTTCCTCATAAATATGGAGTTAATGGTATTGTTTATGCATCTAAACCACTTAACTATGGAGGAACTTTAATTGAAAATTTCTCACTTACATTTAAAGATGGAAGAATCATTGATTTTAAAGCAGCTAAAGGAAAAGAAGCTTTAAAAAATCTTATTAATACTGACGAAGGTTCTAAATATTTAGGAGAAATTGCTCTTGTACCATTTAATTCTCCTATTTCAAATTCAAATATTTTATTTTTTAATACTTTATTTGATGAAAATGCATCTTGTCATTTAGCAATTGGGCAAGCCTACCCTAGCTGTATTAAAGGGGGAGACACTATGGATTCTGCTGCTATGGAAAAAAACGGTGTTAATGATTCTTTAACACATGTTGATTTCATGTTTGGAACAGAAGATTTAAATATTATTGGAAGAGATAAAAACAATAAAAAAGAAAATATATTTATTGAAGGTAATTGGGCCTTTTAA
- the tenA gene encoding thiaminase II, with product MLFTDELYSHVEKIWESYYEHPFVDELGSGKLDKEKFKHYMIQDYLYLLDYAKVFSLGAIKSEDEETMAKFSSLAEGTLHTEMATHRKYMERLGITKKEVENAKPALANLSYTHYMLAVSYAGGIIEIAVSVLACLWSYECIGRHLYKKYGIKDNFYAEWIESYISEEYHELTIWLLELVNKYAEGINEKKKEKLIDIFVNTSRFEYIFWDMAYNIEN from the coding sequence ATGCTTTTTACTGACGAATTATATTCTCATGTTGAAAAAATATGGGAAAGTTACTATGAACATCCATTTGTAGATGAGCTTGGAAGTGGAAAATTAGATAAAGAAAAGTTCAAACATTATATGATACAAGATTACTTATACTTATTGGATTATGCAAAAGTATTTTCTCTAGGTGCTATAAAAAGTGAAGATGAAGAAACGATGGCTAAATTTTCTAGTTTGGCTGAGGGGACTCTTCATACTGAAATGGCTACTCATAGAAAATATATGGAGAGATTAGGGATAACTAAAAAAGAGGTGGAAAATGCGAAACCAGCTCTAGCTAATTTATCATATACTCATTATATGTTAGCTGTTTCTTATGCTGGTGGAATAATTGAAATAGCAGTATCTGTTTTAGCTTGTCTTTGGAGTTATGAATGTATAGGAAGACATCTTTATAAAAAGTATGGAATAAAAGATAATTTTTATGCTGAATGGATAGAATCATATATTTCAGAAGAGTATCATGAGTTAACAATTTGGTTGCTTGAATTAGTTAATAAATATGCTGAAGGAATAAATGAAAAGAAAAAAGAGAAATTAATTGATATATTTGTTAATACAAGTAGATTTGAATATATATTTTGGGATATGGCCTATAATATAGAAAATTAG
- a CDS encoding ABC transporter ATP-binding protein codes for MKVLELDKVSFAYEGEEELIKEISFSLNKNEFLSIVGSSGCGKSTIIKIIGGIEKQKSGKIKSLKTAYMPQRDLLLPWRTVIDNILLPIELNKKSINEGRKKGKFYLKKLHLEEYTDKLPQDLSGGMRQRVSFIRTLLTEADILLLDEPFSALDAITKGKLQKWLLETLKEFNKSVIFITHDINEALYLSDRILVCRNRPLDSFVEYKLPKEKDEEFIIETKKKILLNIGGEEK; via the coding sequence ATGAAAGTTTTAGAATTAGATAAAGTATCCTTTGCATATGAAGGAGAAGAAGAGCTTATTAAAGAAATATCCTTTTCATTAAATAAAAATGAATTTTTATCAATTGTTGGAAGTAGTGGTTGTGGAAAATCTACTATAATAAAAATTATAGGTGGAATAGAAAAACAAAAAAGTGGAAAAATAAAAAGTTTGAAAACAGCTTATATGCCTCAAAGAGATTTACTTTTGCCTTGGAGAACAGTAATAGATAATATACTTCTTCCTATAGAGTTGAACAAAAAATCTATAAATGAAGGAAGAAAAAAAGGAAAATTTTATTTAAAGAAACTTCATTTAGAAGAGTATACAGATAAATTACCTCAAGATCTTTCTGGTGGAATGAGACAAAGAGTTTCTTTTATAAGAACTCTTTTAACAGAAGCTGATATATTGTTATTAGATGAACCTTTTAGTGCTTTAGATGCTATAACCAAAGGAAAATTACAAAAATGGTTGTTGGAAACTTTAAAAGAATTTAATAAAAGTGTTATTTTTATAACCCATGATATAAATGAAGCTTTATATTTATCGGATAGAATATTAGTTTGTCGAAATAGACCTTTAGATTCTTTTGTTGAATATAAATTACCAAAAGAAAAAGATGAAGAGTTTATAATAGAAACTAAGAAAAAAATATTATTAAATATAGGGGGGGAAGAAAAATGA